The Microbacterium sp. zg-Y1090 sequence CCGAAGAAGGGGTCGGCCCGCAACACCGTCGCGATGTAGCCGGTGGCCGTCAGCAGCAGGACACCGAACCCGGCGGAGATCCCCGAGACCAGCACGGTCGCCCCCATGCCGCGCTCGCGCAGCCAGGCCAGTCGACCCGGCACCCGCCGGGCCGACTCGACGGCACCGGGGTGCGGTGCCGTCGCCACGTCGGCGAACGCGGTCACGACCGCACCCCGGCATCCGCGTCCGCGGCCACGCCGACGCCGCCGAGCTCGGCGGCCAGCATGAACGCCGAGATCTCCTCCGCCGTCTGCCGGGGCTTGTCGGCCACGATGCGACCGTCGGCCAGGTGCAGCACGCGGTCGGCGTGCGAGGCAGCGACGGGGTCGTGGGTGACCATCGCGATCGACTGGCCCGCGCTGCGCGCGGCGGTGGCCAGCAGGGCCAGCACCTCTCGCCCGCTGCGGGAGTCGAGGTTGCCGGTGGGCTCGTCGGCGAAGACGAGGTCGGGCCCCGTCGCCAAGGCGCGGGCGATCGCGACGCGCTGCTGCTGACCGCCCGAGAGCTCGTGCGGCCGGTGCCCCAGGCGGGCGCCCAGGCCCAGCGTGTCGATGAGACCGTCGATGCGGGCCCGCTCGATCGCGCTCGGGCGCCGGCCG is a genomic window containing:
- a CDS encoding ABC transporter ATP-binding protein, which codes for MEITTTELGLAARVQGLTKTYGEGSTAVRALDGVSVGIRRGEFTAIMGPSGSGKSTLMHIMAGLDAATSGRAWIGDTEITGLSDLELTVLRRRRVGFVFQAFNLVPTLDAFGNILLPFDLDGRRPSAIERARIDGLIDTLGLGARLGHRPHELSGGQQQRVAIARALATGPDLVFADEPTGNLDSRSGREVLALLATAARSAGQSIAMVTHDPVAASHADRVLHLADGRIVADKPRQTAEEISAFMLAAELGGVGVAADADAGVRS